In Firmicutes bacterium ASF500, a single genomic region encodes these proteins:
- a CDS encoding DegV domain-containing protein: MNGAMKVRIITDSASDLTPPYRAEVTVLPMTVTFGTEEFQDGVNLNHRQFYEKLIEGEDLPTTSQISPAQFEEAFSQAVEAGETVVAVVLSSKLSGTYQSACMAAGEFPGKVFVVDSENATIGERVLVERALQLVDEGLEASAIAAQLDREKEDIRLVALLDTLEYLKRGGRVSASVALVGGLLSIKPVVAVREGEVVVLGKARGSKNGNNLLVQEIQKTGGVDFTRPYKLGYAGLDDGLLQKYIQDSAKLWEGSVDALPIGTVGGTIGTHVGPGAIAVAFFQKR, translated from the coding sequence TTGAACGGGGCCATGAAGGTACGGATCATTACCGACTCCGCCTCTGACCTCACACCACCCTACCGGGCTGAGGTGACGGTCCTCCCCATGACCGTCACCTTCGGAACGGAGGAGTTTCAGGATGGCGTCAATCTGAACCACAGGCAGTTCTATGAAAAGCTCATCGAGGGGGAGGACCTGCCCACCACCAGTCAGATTTCCCCCGCTCAGTTTGAGGAGGCCTTTTCCCAGGCCGTGGAGGCCGGGGAGACGGTGGTCGCCGTGGTGCTGTCCTCCAAGCTGTCGGGCACCTATCAGAGCGCCTGCATGGCCGCCGGGGAGTTCCCCGGAAAGGTCTTTGTGGTGGACAGCGAGAACGCCACCATCGGCGAGCGCGTCCTGGTAGAGCGGGCCCTCCAGCTGGTGGACGAGGGCCTGGAGGCCTCCGCCATCGCCGCCCAGCTGGACAGGGAGAAGGAGGACATCCGCCTGGTGGCCCTGCTGGACACCCTGGAGTACCTCAAACGGGGCGGACGTGTCTCCGCCTCCGTGGCCCTGGTGGGCGGACTGCTGTCCATCAAGCCGGTGGTGGCCGTCCGGGAGGGCGAGGTGGTGGTCCTGGGCAAGGCCCGGGGTTCCAAGAACGGCAACAACCTCCTGGTCCAGGAGATCCAAAAAACCGGCGGCGTGGACTTCACCCGGCCTTACAAGCTGGGCTACGCCGGCCTGGACGACGGCCTGCTCCAGAAGTATATCCAGGACAGCGCCAAGCTCTGGGAGGGCAGTGTGGACGCCCTGCCCATCGGCACGGTGGGCGGCACCATCGGCACCCACGTGGGCCCGGGAGCCATCGCCGTGGCCTTCTTCCAGAAGCGGTAA
- the dctA gene encoding C4-dicarboxylate transport protein, giving the protein MKKKGSFHITAAIFAGLVLGVVFGLLMPGRYEFLLPVVELITSLYMNALRMMIYPLVFCSLIVGVQGIGSVSATGRVGGQAVLYFTGTTLFASLLGLFLPKALGLGRGVTIEMVESNVEATQFTSLMDTVKGLIPANPIASFANGDMLQVLVFAIIVGTACLSLGKKAEPFVRVAEAVNDISVKIVSVVMYFTPIGVFCSIAGVIYANGTNTILALGAVLFALYLTMFLYALIVYGGMVKVVGKCGVRRFFSAIMPAALNAFGTCSSSATLPISKRCADELGVPNEISSLALPLGATINMDAVSVLMSFMIVFFANACGVEVSFGMMAIVLLSNTLLSIGTPGVPGGAISSFAALSAIAGLPAGIMGVYISINTLCDMGATCCNVLGDLACSVAMKETCKLDRR; this is encoded by the coding sequence ATGAAGAAAAAAGGTTCCTTTCACATCACCGCGGCGATTTTTGCCGGGCTGGTCCTGGGCGTCGTCTTCGGACTGCTCATGCCGGGGCGGTATGAGTTCCTGCTGCCGGTGGTGGAGCTGATTACCAGTCTGTACATGAACGCCCTGCGGATGATGATCTACCCCCTGGTGTTCTGCTCGCTGATCGTGGGTGTCCAGGGGATTGGAAGCGTCTCGGCCACCGGCCGGGTGGGGGGACAGGCGGTGCTGTACTTCACCGGCACCACCCTCTTCGCCAGCCTGCTGGGCCTGTTCCTGCCCAAGGCCCTGGGGCTGGGCAGGGGCGTGACCATCGAAATGGTGGAAAGCAATGTGGAGGCCACCCAGTTCACCAGCCTGATGGACACGGTGAAGGGACTGATCCCCGCCAACCCCATCGCCTCCTTCGCCAACGGCGATATGCTTCAGGTGCTGGTCTTCGCCATCATCGTGGGCACCGCCTGTCTGTCCCTGGGCAAAAAGGCCGAGCCCTTTGTCAGGGTGGCCGAGGCCGTCAATGATATCTCGGTCAAGATCGTCTCCGTGGTCATGTACTTCACCCCCATCGGCGTGTTCTGCTCCATTGCCGGGGTGATCTACGCCAACGGGACCAACACTATCCTGGCTCTGGGGGCGGTGCTCTTCGCCCTGTACCTGACCATGTTCCTCTATGCCCTCATCGTCTACGGAGGCATGGTCAAGGTGGTGGGCAAATGCGGCGTCCGGCGGTTCTTCTCCGCCATCATGCCCGCCGCCCTCAACGCCTTCGGCACCTGCTCCAGCTCCGCCACCCTGCCCATCAGCAAGCGGTGCGCCGACGAGCTGGGGGTCCCCAACGAGATCTCCTCTCTGGCCCTGCCCCTGGGGGCCACCATCAACATGGACGCGGTGTCTGTGCTGATGTCCTTTATGATCGTCTTCTTCGCCAACGCCTGCGGGGTGGAGGTCAGCTTCGGTATGATGGCCATTGTGCTGCTCAGCAACACCCTGCTCAGCATCGGCACCCCCGGCGTCCCCGGCGGGGCTATCTCCTCCTTCGCCGCCCTGTCCGCCATCGCCGGCCTGCCCGCCGGTATCATGGGGGTGTACATCAGCATCAATACCCTGTGCGACATGGGCGCCACTTGCTGCAACGTCCTGGGCGACCTGGCCTGCTCGGTGGCGATGAAGGAAACCTGTAAGCTGGACCGGAGGT
- the rpoC gene encoding DNA-directed RNA polymerase subunit beta', translating to MSYAEFDAIRIGIASPEQIREWSFGEVKRPETINYRTLKPEKDGLFCEKIFGPTKDWECNCGKYKKIRYKGKVCDRCGVEITKAKVRRERMGHIELAAPVSHIWYFKGIPSRMGLLLDISPRILEKVLYFAAYIVIDPGFSPLSKNQILSEKEYRDMREKYEDDFDAGMGAEAVKKLLQQIDLDALSEQLRKELKDASGQKKVKIIKRLEVVDAFRVSGNKPEWMIIDVLPVIPPEIRPMVPLDGGRYASSDLNDLYRRVINRNNRLKRLIQLNAPDIIVRNEKRMLQEAVDALIDNGRRGRAVTGANNRALKSLSDMLKGKQGRFRQNLLGKRVDYSGRSVIVVGPSLKIYQCGLPKEMAIELFRPFVMKKLVDDGLANNIKAAKKMVEKGEAAVWDALEFVIKDHPVMLNRAPTLHRLGIQAFEPVLVEGRAIKLHPLVCTAFNADFDGDQMAVHVPLSAEAQTEARVLMLSANNLLRPQDGGPVTIPSQDMILGAYYLTYTRDEGSVNHAFADKDEAMLAYDAGVITLHTPIQVRMFREVDGEMRHKLVTTTVGRMIYNEAIPQDLGFVDRTDPETMFDLEVNEVVGKKMLGKIIDKCITRHGFTTSAGMLDAIKDLGYHYSTVGSLTVAIADMTVPSKKYELIGETEKEIVRIDKQYRRGLITNEERYRLTVSAWEKTTKDVTDALQASMDKYNPIFMMADSGARGSMAQIRQLAGMRGLMADTAGRTIEIPIKANFREGLSVLEYFISSRGARKGMADTALRTADSGYLTRRLVDVSQQVIIREEDCGTADGILVSEIEEHGQVIETFAERIHGRYPTDDIVDPQTGEVLFTRDSMLRKDDAKKLEDHGLKQVKIRSVLTCRARSGVCARCYGINLAIGEPVGAGEAVGIIAAQSIGEPGTQLTMRTFHTGGVAGGDITQGLPRVEELFEARKPKKMAQLAEISGHVSIEETKRNVMCNVTITADDGEVVTYALPYSSGIKVKEGDRVEKGVELTEGVLSPHEVLRIRGLPACHNYLISEVQKPYRQQGVDINDKHIEVIVSQMLRKVRVDEAGDSDLLSGATVDIVEFRDAEAAVRARIAAGEKNEMGEDLVLPTYTQLLMGITKASLATESFLSAASFQETTKVLTEAAIKGKVDRLQGLKENVIIGKLIPAGSGLAQYRQEDVIDDEGNLVAQARRRPDRDVDFNSEDDEDEETNGEPGDEPALDDLLADAEFGALSLEPKA from the coding sequence ATGAGCTATGCTGAGTTTGACGCGATCCGTATTGGGATCGCCTCCCCCGAGCAGATCCGAGAGTGGTCCTTCGGCGAGGTGAAGCGCCCGGAAACCATCAACTACCGCACCCTCAAGCCCGAGAAGGACGGCCTGTTCTGCGAGAAGATTTTTGGCCCCACCAAGGACTGGGAGTGCAACTGCGGCAAGTATAAGAAAATCCGCTACAAGGGCAAGGTGTGCGACCGCTGCGGCGTGGAGATCACCAAGGCCAAGGTCCGCCGGGAGCGGATGGGCCACATCGAGCTGGCCGCCCCTGTGTCCCACATCTGGTACTTCAAGGGCATCCCCTCCCGGATGGGCCTGCTTCTGGACATCAGCCCCCGCATCCTGGAGAAGGTGCTGTACTTCGCCGCCTATATTGTGATCGACCCCGGCTTCTCCCCCCTGTCCAAGAATCAGATTCTCTCCGAAAAGGAGTACCGCGACATGCGGGAGAAGTATGAGGACGACTTCGACGCCGGCATGGGCGCCGAGGCGGTGAAAAAGCTCCTCCAGCAGATCGACCTGGACGCGCTGTCCGAGCAGCTGCGCAAGGAGCTGAAGGACGCCTCCGGCCAGAAGAAGGTAAAGATCATCAAGCGGCTGGAAGTGGTGGACGCCTTCCGGGTGTCGGGCAACAAGCCCGAGTGGATGATTATCGACGTGCTGCCGGTAATCCCCCCCGAGATTCGCCCCATGGTCCCCCTGGACGGCGGACGGTACGCCTCCTCCGACCTGAACGACCTGTACCGCCGGGTCATCAACCGGAACAACCGCCTCAAGCGGCTGATTCAGCTCAACGCCCCCGACATCATCGTCCGCAACGAGAAGCGGATGCTTCAGGAGGCGGTGGACGCCCTCATTGACAACGGCCGCCGGGGCCGGGCGGTCACCGGAGCCAATAACCGGGCCTTGAAATCCCTGTCCGACATGCTCAAGGGCAAGCAGGGCCGCTTCCGTCAGAACCTGCTGGGCAAGCGTGTGGACTACTCCGGCCGTTCGGTCATCGTGGTGGGCCCCTCCCTGAAAATCTATCAGTGCGGCCTGCCCAAGGAGATGGCCATTGAGCTGTTCCGCCCCTTCGTCATGAAGAAGCTGGTGGACGACGGCCTGGCTAACAACATCAAGGCCGCCAAGAAGATGGTGGAGAAGGGCGAGGCCGCCGTGTGGGACGCCCTGGAGTTCGTTATCAAGGACCACCCCGTTATGCTGAACCGCGCCCCCACTCTGCACCGTCTGGGCATCCAGGCCTTTGAGCCCGTCCTGGTGGAGGGCCGGGCCATCAAGCTCCACCCCCTGGTGTGTACCGCTTTCAACGCCGACTTTGACGGCGACCAGATGGCCGTCCACGTCCCCCTGTCCGCCGAGGCCCAGACCGAGGCCCGGGTGCTGATGCTGTCGGCCAACAACCTCCTCCGTCCCCAGGACGGCGGACCGGTCACCATCCCCTCTCAGGATATGATCCTGGGCGCTTACTACCTGACCTACACCCGGGACGAGGGCAGCGTCAACCACGCCTTCGCCGACAAGGACGAGGCCATGCTGGCCTACGACGCCGGGGTGATCACCCTCCACACCCCCATTCAGGTCCGGATGTTCCGGGAGGTGGACGGCGAGATGCGGCACAAGCTGGTCACCACCACGGTGGGCCGCATGATCTACAACGAGGCCATCCCCCAGGACCTGGGCTTCGTGGACCGCACCGACCCGGAGACCATGTTTGATCTGGAGGTCAACGAGGTTGTGGGCAAGAAGATGCTGGGCAAGATCATCGACAAGTGCATCACCCGCCACGGCTTCACCACCTCCGCCGGTATGCTGGACGCCATCAAGGACCTGGGCTACCACTACTCCACTGTGGGATCCCTCACCGTCGCCATCGCCGACATGACCGTGCCCTCCAAGAAGTATGAGCTGATCGGCGAGACTGAGAAGGAGATCGTCCGCATCGACAAGCAGTACCGCCGGGGTCTCATCACCAACGAGGAGCGGTACCGCCTCACCGTCTCGGCCTGGGAAAAGACCACCAAGGACGTTACCGACGCCCTCCAGGCCTCCATGGACAAGTACAACCCCATCTTTATGATGGCCGACTCGGGTGCCCGTGGTTCTATGGCTCAGATCCGTCAGCTGGCCGGTATGCGCGGCCTGATGGCCGACACCGCCGGACGTACCATCGAGATTCCCATCAAGGCCAACTTCCGCGAGGGCCTGTCCGTGCTGGAGTACTTCATCTCCTCCAGAGGCGCCCGAAAGGGCATGGCCGACACCGCCCTGCGTACCGCCGACTCGGGCTACCTGACCCGCCGTCTGGTGGACGTGTCCCAGCAGGTCATCATCCGGGAGGAGGACTGCGGCACCGCCGACGGCATCCTAGTCAGCGAGATCGAGGAGCACGGCCAGGTCATTGAGACCTTTGCCGAGCGCATCCATGGCCGCTATCCCACCGATGACATTGTGGACCCCCAGACCGGCGAGGTGCTCTTCACCAGAGACTCCATGCTCCGCAAGGACGACGCCAAGAAGCTGGAGGACCACGGCCTGAAACAGGTCAAGATCCGTTCCGTCCTCACCTGCCGGGCCCGCTCCGGCGTGTGCGCCCGGTGCTATGGCATCAACCTGGCTATCGGTGAGCCTGTGGGCGCCGGTGAGGCGGTGGGCATCATCGCCGCCCAGTCCATCGGCGAGCCGGGCACCCAGCTGACCATGCGTACCTTCCACACCGGCGGCGTGGCCGGCGGCGACATCACCCAGGGTCTTCCCCGTGTTGAGGAGCTGTTCGAGGCCCGTAAGCCCAAGAAGATGGCCCAGCTGGCCGAGATCTCCGGCCACGTCTCCATTGAGGAGACCAAGCGCAACGTCATGTGCAACGTCACCATTACCGCCGACGACGGCGAGGTAGTCACCTACGCCCTGCCCTACTCCTCCGGCATCAAGGTCAAGGAGGGCGACCGGGTGGAGAAGGGCGTTGAGCTCACCGAGGGCGTGCTCTCTCCCCACGAGGTACTGCGCATCCGGGGTCTGCCCGCCTGCCACAACTATCTGATTTCCGAGGTTCAGAAGCCCTACCGCCAGCAGGGCGTTGACATCAACGACAAGCATATCGAGGTCATTGTCAGCCAGATGCTCCGCAAGGTGCGGGTGGACGAGGCCGGCGACTCCGACCTCCTCTCCGGCGCTACGGTAGATATCGTGGAGTTCCGGGACGCCGAGGCCGCCGTCCGGGCCCGGATCGCCGCCGGGGAGAAGAACGAGATGGGCGAGGACCTGGTCCTGCCCACCTACACCCAGCTCCTCATGGGCATCACCAAGGCCTCTCTGGCTACCGAATCCTTCCTGTCCGCCGCCTCCTTCCAGGAGACCACCAAGGTCCTCACCGAGGCCGCCATCAAGGGCAAGGTGGACCGCCTCCAGGGCCTGAAGGAGAACGTCATCATCGGTAAGCTGATCCCCGCCGGCTCCGGCCTGGCTCAGTACCGCCAGGAGGACGTGATCGACGACGAGGGCAACCTGGTCGCCCAGGCCCGCCGCCGCCCCGACCGGGACGTGGACTTCAACAGCGAGGACGATGAGGACGAGGAGACCAACGGCGAGCCCGGCGACGAGCCCGCCCTGGACGACCTCCTTGCCGACGCTGAGTTCGGCGCGCTCTCCCTGGAGCCCAAGGCATAA
- the oadA gene encoding Oxaloacetate decarboxylase alpha chain, with product MSKTRKVGFTETVLRDANQSLIATRLPYSKFEPILETMDKAGYYSAEVWGGATFDVCLRYLQEDPWERLRKIRAKMPNTKLQMLLRGQNILGYKHYPDDVVRKFVEHSIKNGIDIIRIFDALNDARNLQVAIEETVKRGGHASGTICFTTSPVHTLEKNVQMVKELKQMGVKSICIKDMAGIMGPKESYDLVSAIKDAVPELPLVIHTHCTTGLAFMTCLKGVEAGADVIDTAISPMSGGTAQPATETLAYALRSLGYQVDLDDKVLIQMADFFKGVRADFIKDGTLDPISMATDTQCLNYQIPGGMLSNLISQLKMMNAIDKLDQALAETPKVRADLGYPPLVTPTSQMVGSQAVQNVLAGERYKVVGKEIKAYCRGEYGRTPAPIDPSIQKKILGSTPVVEGRFADSLEPEFEKTKKELGATAKCDEDVLSYIAFPQVAMAFFKDREAGFPKKADPAKPAAAPAAKKESDLPPVPAWQGHVYYTNIPASLSNGVNARPIQPFAASYQPPHLVMGSRDTCPGTYTITIDGKAYAVSVAAADGPAPAAAPAPVAVAAPAPVAAPAPAAAPAPAAAPAPAAGETAVKSPMPGNIFKVECKPGQAVKAGDVLVVLEAMKMEIEVSAPADGTVKSVAATVGTAVNTDDLLVVLG from the coding sequence ATGAGCAAGACCAGAAAAGTAGGCTTTACCGAAACCGTCCTGCGCGACGCCAACCAGTCCCTGATCGCCACCCGCCTGCCCTACAGCAAGTTCGAGCCCATCCTGGAGACCATGGATAAGGCCGGCTACTACTCCGCCGAGGTGTGGGGCGGCGCCACCTTCGACGTCTGCCTGCGCTATCTCCAGGAGGACCCCTGGGAGCGGCTGCGGAAGATCCGGGCCAAGATGCCCAATACCAAGCTGCAGATGCTGCTGCGCGGCCAGAACATCCTGGGCTATAAGCACTACCCCGACGACGTGGTGCGCAAGTTCGTGGAGCACTCCATTAAGAACGGCATCGACATCATCCGCATCTTCGATGCCCTGAACGACGCCCGCAACCTTCAGGTAGCCATCGAGGAGACCGTCAAGCGGGGCGGCCACGCCTCGGGCACCATCTGCTTCACCACCAGCCCCGTCCATACCCTGGAGAAGAACGTCCAGATGGTCAAGGAGCTGAAGCAGATGGGTGTGAAGTCCATCTGCATCAAGGATATGGCCGGTATCATGGGCCCCAAGGAGTCCTATGATCTGGTGTCCGCCATCAAGGACGCCGTGCCCGAGCTGCCCCTGGTCATCCACACCCACTGCACCACCGGCCTGGCCTTCATGACCTGCCTCAAGGGCGTGGAGGCGGGCGCCGACGTCATCGACACCGCCATCTCCCCCATGTCCGGCGGCACCGCCCAGCCCGCCACCGAGACGCTGGCCTACGCCCTGCGCTCCCTGGGCTATCAGGTGGACCTGGACGACAAGGTGCTCATTCAGATGGCCGACTTCTTCAAGGGCGTCCGGGCCGACTTCATCAAGGACGGCACCCTGGACCCCATCTCCATGGCCACCGATACCCAGTGCCTCAACTATCAGATTCCCGGCGGCATGCTGTCCAACCTGATCTCTCAGCTGAAGATGATGAACGCCATCGACAAGCTGGACCAGGCTCTGGCCGAGACCCCCAAGGTCCGGGCCGACCTGGGCTATCCTCCCCTGGTCACCCCCACCAGCCAGATGGTGGGCTCTCAGGCCGTCCAGAACGTGCTGGCCGGCGAGCGCTACAAGGTGGTGGGCAAGGAGATCAAGGCCTACTGCCGGGGCGAGTATGGCCGCACCCCCGCCCCCATCGACCCCTCCATTCAGAAGAAGATCTTGGGCAGCACCCCCGTGGTGGAGGGCCGCTTTGCCGACTCTCTGGAGCCCGAGTTTGAAAAGACCAAGAAGGAGCTGGGCGCCACCGCCAAGTGCGACGAGGATGTGCTGAGCTATATCGCCTTCCCCCAGGTGGCTATGGCCTTCTTCAAGGACCGGGAGGCCGGCTTCCCCAAGAAGGCCGACCCCGCCAAGCCTGCCGCCGCCCCCGCCGCCAAGAAGGAGTCCGACCTGCCCCCCGTGCCCGCGTGGCAGGGACATGTGTACTACACCAACATCCCCGCCTCCCTGTCCAACGGGGTCAACGCCCGGCCCATTCAGCCCTTCGCGGCCAGCTATCAGCCTCCCCATCTGGTGATGGGCTCCCGGGACACCTGTCCCGGCACCTACACCATCACCATCGACGGCAAGGCCTACGCGGTGTCTGTCGCCGCCGCTGACGGCCCCGCTCCCGCCGCCGCCCCGGCTCCCGTGGCTGTGGCCGCGCCCGCACCTGTGGCCGCTCCGGCTCCCGCTGCGGCCCCCGCACCCGCAGCGGCTCCTGCCCCCGCCGCCGGTGAGACCGCCGTGAAGAGCCCCATGCCCGGCAACATCTTCAAGGTGGAGTGCAAGCCCGGCCAGGCCGTGAAGGCCGGCGACGTGCTGGTGGTCCTGGAGGCCATGAAGATGGAGATCGAGGTCTCCGCTCCCGCTGACGGCACCGTCAAGTCGGTGGCCGCCACCGTGGGCACCGCCGTCAACACCGACGACCTGCTGGTGGTCCTGGGTTGA